The proteins below come from a single Sander vitreus isolate 19-12246 chromosome 15, sanVit1, whole genome shotgun sequence genomic window:
- the LOC144530077 gene encoding immunoglobulin lambda-1 light chain-like isoform X2 — protein sequence MLGTLCTLITALTCVSGVTVVTQKPPVVTVRKGETATMDCNLGTVTGSAARWYKQIPGGVPQFVLYFIHSSSSPTYGSGFSSPKFTSNHQSTSDYRLIINNVEEGDSAVYYCQTWDSSVNENVFGQGTKLIVTSSSLPVLTVFPPSSAELQSNKASLVCLSSQSGPFADVSWLASGSPVSTGISTSTAVQQPDHTFQISSYLAIQMSDWNRDQVYTCRVSLGSQTSVKNIRKSDCPTEEQ from the exons ATGCTGGGGACCCTCTGCACTCTCATCACTGCTCTAACAT GTGTGAGTGGTGTGACCGTGGTGACACAGAAGCCTCCTGTTGTCACGGtgaggaaaggagagacagCCACCATGGACTGTAACCTGGGGACTGTTACAGGCAGTGCTGCTCGCTGGTATAAACAGATTCCAGGAGGAGTTCCTCagtttgtattatattttatacataGCTCTAGCTCTCCAACCTATGGCTCTGGTTTCTCCTCTCCCAAATTCACATCTAATCATCAGTCAACATCAGATTATCGTTTGATCATCAACAATGTGGAGGAGGGAGACTCAGCAGTCTATTACTGTCAAACATGGGACAGCTCTGTTAATGAGAACGTAT TCGGACAAGGCACCAAGCTGATTGTGACAA gttcCAGCCTTCCTGTCCTGACAGTCTTCCCTCCATCCAGTGCTGAGCTCCAGTCCAACAAAGCCTCTCTGGTCTGTTTGTCCAGTCAGTCTGGGCCTTTTGCAGATGTGAGCTGGTTGGCTAGTGGGAGTCCAGTGAGCACTGGGATCTCTACCAGCACCGCTGTTCAGCAACCAGACCATACTTTCCAAATCAGCAGCTATCTGGCCATCCAGATGTCAGACTGGAACAGGGATCAGGTTTACACATGTAGAGTGTCTTTGGGCTCCCAGACTTCAGTGAAAAACATCCGCAAGTCAGACTGTCCCACTGAAGAACAGTAG
- the LOC144530077 gene encoding immunoglobulin lambda-1 light chain-like isoform X1 has protein sequence MLGTLCTLITALTCVSGVTVVTQKPPVVTVRKGETATMDCNLGTVTGSAARWYKQIPGGVPQYILRFHHSWSSVQYGSGFSSPKFTSNHQSTSDYRLIINNVEEGDSAVYYCQIWDSSVNENVFGQGTKLIVTSSSLPVLTVFPPSSAELQSNKASLVCLSSQSGPFADVSWLASGSPVSTGISTSTAVQQPDHTFQISSYLAIQMSDWNRDQVYTCRVSLGSQTSVKNIRKSDCPTEEQ, from the exons ATGCTGGGGACCCTCTGCACTCTCATCACTGCTCTAACAT GTGTGAGTGGTGTGACCGTGGTGACACAGAAGCCTCCTGTTGTCACGGtgaggaaaggagagacagCCACCATGGACTGTAACCTGGGGACTGTTACAGGCAGTGCTGCTCGCTGGTATAAACAGATTCCAGGAGGAGTTCCTCAGTATATTCTGAGGTTTCATCACAGCTGGAGCTCTGTACAATATGGCTCTGGTTTCTCCTCTCCAAAGTTCACATCTAATCATCAGTCAACATCAGATTACCGTTTGATCATCAACAATGTGGAGGAAGGAGACTCAGCAGTCTATTACTGTCAAATATGGGACAGCTCTGTTAATGAGAACGTAT TCGGACAAGGCACCAAGCTGATTGTGACAA gttcCAGCCTTCCTGTCCTGACAGTCTTCCCTCCATCCAGTGCTGAGCTCCAGTCCAACAAAGCCTCTCTGGTCTGTTTGTCCAGTCAGTCTGGGCCTTTTGCAGATGTGAGCTGGTTGGCTAGTGGGAGTCCAGTGAGCACTGGGATCTCTACCAGCACCGCTGTTCAGCAACCAGACCATACTTTCCAAATCAGCAGCTATCTGGCCATCCAGATGTCAGACTGGAACAGGGATCAGGTTTACACATGTAGAGTGTCTTTGGGCTCCCAGACTTCAGTGAAAAACATCCGCAAGTCAGACTGTCCCACTGAAGAACAGTAG